The Deltaproteobacteria bacterium genomic sequence AAAGAATCCTTGTGCAAAGAATCCTTGTGCAAAGAATCCTTGTGCAAAGAATCCTTGTGCAAAGAATCCTTGTGCAAAGAATCCTTGTGCAAAGAATCCTTGTGCGAAGAATCCTTGTGTGAAGAATCCTTGTGTGAAGAATCCTTGTGTGAAGAATCCTTGTGTGAAGAATCCCTGTGCGAAGAATCCCTGTGCGAAGAATCCCTGTGCGAAGAATCCCTGTGGCGGAAAACAGAGTTTCAGGAAGAAGAGGATAAATAATGAAGCTGCTGCTATCAGGCTGGGAGAAAAACTCTGGAAAAGTGAAAAACTCGGCAATTCGGGCCTTAGCTGTAATTCCTGCCATGAGGGTGGCGAACAGTTGAACCTCGAAAAGGTTGGCCCCTTCCCCCACTATGTCGAAATGCCCAATGACGTCGTTACTCTTGATCAGATGATCAATTATTGTATGGAAATACCCATGGAGGCAAAACCGCTTCCCTGGAAATCAGATAAGATGACGGCACTGGCGGCCTACTACCAGCACCTGGTGAAGAAACATAAGGGTATGAAGAATCCCTGCAGTATGAAGAATCCTTGCGGTAGCCGTTAACTTGAATTTCCCTGTAATATTACTGGTCTTAATTTTTATCCTCTCTTCTCCTCCCACACTTTTGGGAGGAGAAGTTGTACTTTCTAATTACTGGAATCGCCCTGTAATTGGGAGTGGGGAAGGCATAAAAGAGACGGCCGGCCTTTATCCTGAAAAATGCGCAGGCTGTCATAAAAAGCAATACAACGATTGGAGTCATTCATTTCATAGTAAAAGTATGAGCCCGGGATTGTTGGGGCAACTTGACCCATTTAATCATCCCGACTTTGCCCTTTCCTGCTACTACTGCCACTCACCTTTAAAAGAACAAAGTGAAATAAATGAGACAGAGGAAGGCTATGAAAAAAACAGCACTTTCGATAAATCCCTAAAAATGTCCGGTGTTTCATGTCCTGTCTGCCACGTAAGAAATGGTACTGTTTATGGCCCCTCATCTCCGGGCAAAATCAATGTACCGGAGATGTACAACGATGAGAGGCATCCTTCGTTGCAAAAAGATTTTTTTGAAGATGCAAAGTTCTGCGCTGCCTGTCATCAACTGGATGAAGGTTATGAATTAAATGGCAAGGTACTGACAAACACTTACAGGGAATGGCAGGAAAGCTCTTATGGCAAGGAAAACATTGTTTGTCAAAATTGCCATATGCCTGACCGTAAACACCTTTTCAGGGGAATTCATGATCGGGAGATGGTGGAAGGTGGTCTCCATTTTGAAGTGATTAACGATAATACCAATGTTACCCTTAGAATAACGAATAGTGCTGTGGGTCATTATTTTCCTACATATATCACCCCTTCCGTTACGGTAAAAGGTTACCTTCTTGATTCTTCAGGTTCCATCATCGATGGGAGCCTGAAAGAAGCGATAATAGGTCGAAGGGTAAGCCTCGATCTTTCGGAAGAACTTTTCGATACCCGCATTGCCCCGTTGAAGCATTTTGATTTCCAGTATGTCCCGCCCCCCATCAAAGAAGCCGAAAAGATTGCCTTTGAAATTTATGTCTACCCCGATGAATTCTACAAGCGCTTTTTCTCCTCCCTTCTTGCTTCCGGCAACTATGCCGGAGAGAGAGAGGATATTGTAAGAGCGCTAGAGGGAACAAAGGAGAGCAGCTATCTTCTCTATCGGGTGGAGAGAAAAATCGCCCCCTGACGATATTTATAAGGCCCTTTACACAAATTACTGAAAAAATTGCTTATAGACTTAATTTTATGGACCATATAGGCTATTATCCAGGAAAGGACGGTTGGATCATGAATCTATGTGTGACACCATAAATGATGCCAACGGCCCTTTCCGGGATGATATAGCATATAAAAAAATAGAGGAGGATTCGCATGGCAAATGCAAGTGCAAGGCATATACTGGTTGCAACGGAAGAACAGTGTAAAGAACTGAAAGAGAAAATAGAGGGCGGCGCTGATTTTGCTGAGTTGGCTCAGCAATATTCACAATGTCCTTCAGGAGCTGATGGTGGAGAGTTGGGATCTTTTGGGCCGGGACAAATGGTGAAAGAATTTGATGAAGTCGTATTTAGCGCTGAACTGAACAAGGTTCAGGGGCCGGTGAAGACGCAGTTTGGATATCACCTTTTAGAAGTAACCAGCAGGACTGATTAAGGTCCCTTTATGGGAGCCGCTCAGCCCATGAATTGACATAAAAAAAGCCCGAACCGGCTATCTGTCCGGTTCGGGCTTTTTTAAAATTTGTATTAACAGTTTTTAACAGGCCCCCCTTTTAAAATATCGGAACTTACATCTTTCTTAAAGGTCTTGAAATTTTCCCTGAACAGGTCGGCCAGGTGACGGGCCTTTGTATCGTAGTCCTTTTTCTTTTTCCAGGCGTTCCTTGGGTTGAGAATGTGGTCCGGGACCTCATGGCAGTGAGTTGGATAGGAAAGACCGAAAAAGGGATCTGTCTCCATAGGGGCATCTTTAAGCTCTCCTTCGATGGCCTGGTTTAGAAGGGCTCTCGTATATTGTATCGATATGCGTTCACCCACACCGTAAGGACCACCGATCCATCCCGTATTGACAAGCCAGCAGTTGACATTGTGTTTTTTGATCTTTTCACCGAGCAGCTTTGCATAAACGGAAGGATTTCTTACCATGAATGCCGCGCCGAAGCAGGAGCTGAAGGTTGCTATCGGTTCCTTTATTCCCCTTTCCGTACCGGCTACTTTGGCTGTATAACCGGAGATGAAGTGGTACATGGCCTGTTCCGGTGAAAGCTTGGAAATAGGTGGAAGAACGCCGAAAGCGTCACAGGTAAGGAAAATAATATTTTCGGGATGGCCGCCTCTACCTGTCGGTTCATGGTTAGGGATAAAGGCGATGGGATAGGCGGCGCGGGTATTCTCTGTAAGTGATGCATCATCGAGGTCTATATCGCGTGTTCTCATATCGATTTTTACATTTTCAAGGATAGTGCCGAATCGTCTTGTGCATTCGAAGATCTGGGGCTCCGCATAATGGGAGAGGTTGATCACCTTGGCGTAACATCCCCCCTCGAAATTGAAGATGCCGTTATCACTCCAGCCGTGCTCATCGT encodes the following:
- a CDS encoding multiheme c-type cytochrome produces the protein MNFPVILLVLIFILSSPPTLLGGEVVLSNYWNRPVIGSGEGIKETAGLYPEKCAGCHKKQYNDWSHSFHSKSMSPGLLGQLDPFNHPDFALSCYYCHSPLKEQSEINETEEGYEKNSTFDKSLKMSGVSCPVCHVRNGTVYGPSSPGKINVPEMYNDERHPSLQKDFFEDAKFCAACHQLDEGYELNGKVLTNTYREWQESSYGKENIVCQNCHMPDRKHLFRGIHDREMVEGGLHFEVINDNTNVTLRITNSAVGHYFPTYITPSVTVKGYLLDSSGSIIDGSLKEAIIGRRVSLDLSEELFDTRIAPLKHFDFQYVPPPIKEAEKIAFEIYVYPDEFYKRFFSSLLASGNYAGEREDIVRALEGTKESSYLLYRVERKIAP
- a CDS encoding peptidyl-prolyl cis-trans isomerase produces the protein MANASARHILVATEEQCKELKEKIEGGADFAELAQQYSQCPSGADGGELGSFGPGQMVKEFDEVVFSAELNKVQGPVKTQFGYHLLEVTSRTD
- the pckA gene encoding phosphoenolpyruvate carboxykinase (ATP) — translated: MVGGLHNPNYGLDKHGIENVNHIYWTCVPPVLYEQSIRRRVGIISYRGPLVVRTGDYTGRSPRDRFVIEEETSKDNVWWGESNRPFSEDKFDKIFLRMQAYLQGKDVYVQDCYAGADPDYRIPIRVITEDAWHSLFARIMFIRIMEDEELLNFIPQFTVINIPGFRASPKHDGTNSEAFILVDIKKKLILIGGTSYAGEIKKSIFSVMNYLLPAKGVLSMHCSANKGEKGDTALFFGLSGTGKTTLSADPDRYLIGDDEHGWSDNGIFNFEGGCYAKVINLSHYAEPQIFECTRRFGTILENVKIDMRTRDIDLDDASLTENTRAAYPIAFIPNHEPTGRGGHPENIIFLTCDAFGVLPPISKLSPEQAMYHFISGYTAKVAGTERGIKEPIATFSSCFGAAFMVRNPSVYAKLLGEKIKKHNVNCWLVNTGWIGGPYGVGERISIQYTRALLNQAIEGELKDAPMETDPFFGLSYPTHCHEVPDHILNPRNAWKKKKDYDTKARHLADLFRENFKTFKKDVSSDILKGGPVKNC